A genomic region of Candidatus Pseudomonas phytovorans contains the following coding sequences:
- the surA gene encoding peptidylprolyl isomerase SurA, translated as MKTKLIDRLRPVLLGAALLSGAVHAAVQPLDRVVAIVDNDVVMQSQLDQRVHEVQQTIAKRGGGVPPTGALEQQVLERLIVENLQLQIGERSGIRITDEELNQAIGTIAQRNGMSLDQFRAALAHDGLSFDDAREQVKREMIISRVRQRRVAERIQVSEQEVKNFLNSDMGKMQMSEEYRLANILIPTPEAASSEDIQKAARQVGDVYQQLKQGADFGQLAIARSASENALEGGEMGWRKAGQLPPDFAKMLSSMPVGEITQPIRIPNGFIILKLEEKRGGSENVLRDEVHVRHILIKPSEVRSEAATEQLAEKLYERINNGEDFATLAKSFSEDPGSALNGGDLNWIDPNSLVPEFREQMANAQQGVVTKPFKTQYGWHVLEVLGRRATDSTEQAREQQAQSVLRNRKYDEELQTWLRQIRDEAYVEIKLPGADQAAQ; from the coding sequence GTGAAGACCAAGCTTATTGATCGTCTGCGCCCAGTGTTGCTGGGTGCCGCTTTGCTGAGTGGCGCGGTGCATGCCGCGGTACAACCTCTTGATCGCGTGGTGGCCATCGTCGACAACGACGTGGTCATGCAAAGCCAGCTGGACCAGCGCGTCCACGAGGTGCAGCAAACCATCGCCAAACGCGGCGGCGGCGTGCCGCCGACCGGTGCCCTGGAACAGCAGGTACTGGAACGCCTGATCGTCGAAAACCTGCAACTGCAGATCGGCGAGCGTTCCGGCATCCGCATCACCGACGAAGAGCTGAACCAGGCCATCGGCACCATTGCCCAGCGCAATGGCATGTCGCTGGACCAGTTCCGCGCTGCCCTGGCCCATGACGGCCTGTCGTTCGACGACGCTCGCGAGCAGGTCAAGCGCGAGATGATCATCAGCCGCGTACGTCAGCGCCGCGTGGCCGAACGCATCCAGGTGTCGGAGCAGGAAGTGAAGAACTTCCTCAACTCTGACATGGGCAAGATGCAGATGTCGGAAGAGTACCGCCTGGCCAACATCCTGATTCCAACCCCGGAAGCGGCCAGCTCGGAAGACATCCAGAAGGCAGCACGCCAGGTTGGCGATGTGTACCAACAGCTCAAGCAAGGTGCGGACTTCGGCCAGCTGGCCATTGCCCGCTCTGCCAGCGAAAATGCCCTGGAAGGGGGCGAGATGGGCTGGCGTAAAGCCGGCCAGTTGCCACCAGACTTCGCCAAGATGCTCAGCAGCATGCCGGTCGGTGAAATCACTCAGCCCATCCGCATTCCCAACGGCTTCATCATCCTCAAGCTTGAGGAGAAGCGCGGTGGCAGCGAGAACGTGCTGCGTGACGAAGTGCATGTACGCCACATCCTGATCAAGCCAAGTGAAGTACGCAGCGAAGCCGCCACCGAGCAGTTGGCCGAGAAGCTCTACGAGCGGATCAACAACGGTGAAGACTTCGCCACCCTGGCCAAGAGCTTCTCGGAAGACCCGGGTTCGGCGCTTAACGGCGGCGACCTCAACTGGATCGACCCGAACAGCCTGGTACCGGAGTTCCGCGAACAGATGGCCAACGCCCAGCAAGGCGTGGTGACCAAGCCGTTCAAGACCCAGTACGGCTGGCACGTTCTGGAAGTGCTGGGCCGCCGTGCCACCGACAGCACCGAACAGGCACGTGAGCAACAGGCCCAGAGCGTTCTGCGCAACCGCAAGTACGACGAGGAGCTGCAAACCTGGCTGCGCCAGATTCGCGACGAAGCCTACGTTGAAATCAAGCTGCCTGGCGCTGACCAGGCCGCCCAGTGA
- the pdxA gene encoding 4-hydroxythreonine-4-phosphate dehydrogenase PdxA, producing the protein MKPQRFAVTPGEPAGIGPDLCLLLAADAQPHPLIAITSRDLLAERATQLGLAVNLLPVAPGQWPDRPAPAGSLYVWDTPLAVPVTSGQLDKANAAFVLETLTRAGQGCLDGHFAGMITAPVHKGVINESGIAFSGHTEFLAELTHTAQVVMMLATRGLRVALVTTHLPLRDIADAITAERVERVTRILHADMRDKFGIANPRILVCGLNPHAGEGGHLGREEIDIIEPTLARLRTEGMDLRGPLPADTLFTPKYLEHCDAVLAMYHDQGLPVLKYKGFGAAVNVTLGLPIIRTSVDHGTALDLAGTGNVDTGSLRVALETAYQMAENRP; encoded by the coding sequence GTGAAGCCCCAGCGCTTCGCCGTTACCCCCGGCGAGCCAGCCGGCATAGGTCCCGACCTGTGCCTGCTGCTCGCCGCAGACGCCCAGCCGCACCCCCTGATCGCCATCACCAGCCGTGACCTGCTCGCCGAGCGGGCCACGCAGCTGGGGCTGGCCGTCAACCTGCTGCCGGTAGCCCCGGGCCAATGGCCTGACCGGCCAGCACCTGCGGGTAGCCTGTACGTCTGGGATACCCCCCTGGCAGTGCCTGTAACGTCAGGCCAGCTCGACAAAGCCAACGCAGCGTTCGTGCTGGAAACCCTGACCCGCGCCGGGCAGGGCTGCCTGGACGGGCATTTCGCCGGGATGATCACCGCCCCTGTGCACAAGGGCGTGATCAACGAAAGCGGTATCGCCTTCTCCGGGCATACCGAGTTCCTTGCTGAGCTGACCCACACCGCGCAAGTGGTAATGATGCTGGCCACCCGCGGCCTGCGCGTGGCCCTGGTGACCACGCACCTGCCGCTGCGTGATATTGCCGACGCCATCACTGCCGAGCGCGTCGAACGTGTAACCCGTATCCTGCATGCCGACATGCGCGACAAGTTCGGCATTGCCAACCCGCGCATACTGGTGTGCGGCCTCAACCCGCACGCGGGCGAGGGCGGCCACCTGGGCCGCGAAGAAATCGACATCATCGAACCGACCCTGGCCCGCCTGCGCACCGAAGGCATGGACCTGCGCGGGCCGCTGCCGGCCGATACCCTGTTTACCCCCAAATATCTGGAGCACTGCGACGCGGTGCTGGCGATGTACCACGACCAAGGCCTGCCTGTACTCAAGTACAAAGGCTTCGGCGCCGCCGTCAACGTGACCCTGGGCCTGCCGATCATCCGCACGTCGGTAGACCACGGCACCGCCCTGGACCTCGCCGGCACCGGCAACGTTGACACCGGCAGCCTGCGCGTCGCGCTGGAAACCGCCTACCAGATGGCCGAGAACCGACCATGA
- the rsmA gene encoding 16S rRNA (adenine(1518)-N(6)/adenine(1519)-N(6))-dimethyltransferase RsmA gives MNEQYQHRARKRFGQNFLHDAGIIDRILRAIHAKPGEHLLEIGPGQGALTEGLLSSGAQLDVVELDKDLVPILQHKFADYSNFRLHQGDALKFDFHQLGVPPRSLKVVGNLPYNISTPLIFHLLSHAGLIRDMHFMLQKEVVERMAAGPGGGDWGRLSIMVQYHCRVEHLFNVGPGAFNPPPKVDSAIVRLVPHEVLPFPAKDHLLLERVVREAFNQRRKTLRNTLKGLLDSAAIEAAGVDGSLRPEQLDLAAFVRLADQLADQQA, from the coding sequence ATGAACGAGCAATACCAACACCGGGCGCGCAAGCGCTTCGGCCAGAACTTCCTGCACGACGCCGGCATCATCGACCGCATCCTGCGTGCCATCCACGCCAAGCCCGGCGAACACCTGCTGGAAATCGGCCCGGGCCAAGGCGCCCTGACCGAAGGCCTGCTGAGCAGTGGTGCGCAGCTTGACGTCGTGGAACTGGACAAGGACCTGGTGCCGATCCTGCAGCACAAGTTTGCTGATTACAGCAACTTCCGCCTGCACCAGGGCGACGCCCTGAAGTTCGATTTCCACCAGCTGGGCGTGCCACCGCGCAGCCTCAAGGTGGTGGGCAACCTGCCCTACAACATTTCCACCCCACTGATCTTCCACCTGCTCAGCCACGCCGGGCTGATCCGCGACATGCACTTCATGCTGCAAAAGGAAGTGGTCGAGCGCATGGCCGCTGGCCCTGGCGGTGGTGACTGGGGCCGTTTGTCGATCATGGTGCAGTACCACTGCCGCGTGGAGCACCTGTTCAACGTTGGCCCTGGTGCTTTCAACCCGCCGCCAAAGGTGGACTCGGCGATCGTTCGCCTGGTGCCGCACGAAGTGCTGCCGTTCCCGGCCAAGGATCACCTGCTGCTGGAGCGCGTCGTTCGCGAAGCCTTCAACCAGCGCCGCAAGACCCTGCGCAACACCTTGAAAGGTCTGCTCGACAGCGCGGCTATCGAAGCCGCAGGTGTGGACGGCAGCCTGCGCCCTGAACAGCTCGACCTGGCAGCCTTCGTGCGCCTGGCCGACCAGTTGGCAGACCAGCAAGCCTGA
- the apaG gene encoding Co2+/Mg2+ efflux protein ApaG — MSDPRYLIDVSVVTRYLKEQSDPENSRFAFAYTITVHNSGSLKAKLLSRHWLITNGDGEVEEVRGSGVVGQQPNIDPGQSHTYSSGAVITTRVGTMQGSYQMFAEDGKRFDAEIAPFRLAVPGALH; from the coding sequence ATGTCCGATCCCCGCTATCTGATCGACGTCAGCGTCGTGACCCGCTACCTCAAAGAACAATCCGACCCCGAAAACAGTCGTTTCGCCTTCGCTTACACCATCACCGTGCACAACAGCGGCTCGCTCAAGGCCAAGCTGCTGTCACGCCACTGGCTGATCACCAATGGTGATGGCGAGGTCGAGGAAGTGCGCGGCTCCGGCGTGGTTGGCCAACAACCTAACATCGACCCGGGCCAGAGCCACACCTATAGCAGCGGCGCGGTAATCACTACCCGCGTGGGCACCATGCAGGGCAGTTACCAGATGTTCGCCGAAGACGGCAAACGCTTCGACGCCGAGATCGCCCCGTTCCGCCTGGCGGTACCCGGCGCGCTGCACTGA
- a CDS encoding symmetrical bis(5'-nucleosyl)-tetraphosphatase, translated as MATYAVGDLQGCLQPLKCLLERVRFNPAADRLWLVGDLVNRGPESLETLRFLYSIRQSLVCVLGNHDLHLLAAWHNVERLKKSDTLREIIEAPDADLLFHWLRQQKLLHYDEARGIAMAHAGIPPQWTLGQALGLAAEVEEVLRDDGRLKLYLDGMYGNEPNKWSKNLTGIERLRVITNYFTRMRFCTAEGKLDLKSKEGLGTAPKGYKPWFAHKDRRSRHVKIIFGHWAALEGRVDEPGVIALDTGCVWGGAMTLYNVDTGEYQRCDCADDGTLRQPAQPTTLNDHT; from the coding sequence ATGGCTACCTACGCCGTCGGTGACCTGCAGGGCTGCCTGCAGCCGCTCAAGTGCCTGCTAGAGCGGGTCAGGTTCAACCCTGCCGCCGACCGCCTGTGGCTGGTCGGCGACCTGGTCAACCGCGGGCCCGAATCACTGGAAACCCTGCGCTTTCTGTATTCGATCCGCCAGTCGCTGGTCTGCGTGCTGGGCAACCATGACCTGCACCTGCTGGCCGCCTGGCACAACGTCGAGCGCCTGAAGAAAAGCGACACGCTGCGCGAGATTATCGAAGCACCGGACGCCGACCTGCTGTTCCACTGGCTGCGCCAGCAGAAGCTGCTGCATTACGACGAGGCACGTGGCATTGCCATGGCGCACGCCGGCATCCCGCCACAGTGGACTCTCGGCCAGGCACTTGGCCTTGCAGCGGAGGTGGAAGAAGTACTGCGCGACGATGGCCGCCTGAAGCTGTACCTCGACGGCATGTACGGCAACGAGCCGAACAAGTGGAGTAAAAACCTCACCGGCATCGAACGCCTGCGGGTCATTACCAACTACTTCACACGCATGCGTTTCTGCACTGCCGAGGGCAAGCTCGACCTCAAGAGCAAGGAAGGCCTGGGTACCGCTCCCAAGGGGTACAAGCCCTGGTTTGCACACAAGGACCGCCGCTCGCGCCACGTCAAGATCATCTTCGGCCATTGGGCCGCCCTCGAAGGCCGCGTCGACGAGCCAGGTGTAATCGCCCTGGACACCGGCTGCGTGTGGGGCGGCGCCATGACCCTGTATAACGTCGACACCGGCGAATACCAGCGCTGCGACTGCGCCGACGACGGCACCCTGCGCCAGCCGGCACAACCCACTACACTCAATGACCACACCTGA
- the glpE gene encoding thiosulfate sulfurtransferase GlpE — MSEFKRIPPEQALELRKQEGAVVVDIRDSQAFAAGHITGARHLDNHSVADFIRSADLDAPTLVVCYHGNSSQSAAAYLVGQGFSDVYSVDGGFELWRNTFPAETAQGAAE; from the coding sequence ATGAGCGAATTCAAGCGCATCCCTCCCGAGCAGGCCTTGGAGCTTCGCAAGCAAGAAGGTGCGGTCGTCGTCGACATTCGTGACTCGCAAGCCTTCGCCGCCGGCCACATCACCGGCGCCCGGCACCTGGACAACCATTCGGTTGCCGACTTCATCCGCAGCGCCGACCTCGACGCCCCCACGCTGGTGGTCTGCTACCACGGCAATTCCAGCCAGAGCGCTGCTGCGTACCTGGTAGGCCAGGGTTTCTCCGACGTGTACAGCGTGGACGGCGGCTTTGAACTGTGGCGCAACACCTTCCCCGCCGAGACCGCCCAAGGCGCCGCAGAATAA
- a CDS encoding PrkA family serine protein kinase translates to MSIFSHFQQRFESTRQEELSLQEYLELCKGDRSAYASAAERLLLAIGEPELIDTSTNSRLSRIFSNKVIRRYPAFADFHGMEECIDQIVSYFRHAAQGLEEKKQILYLLGPVGGGKSSLAEKLKQLMEKVPFYAIKGSPVFESPLGLFNATEDGAILEEEFGISRRYLNTIMSPWATKRLQEFGGDISKFKVVKLYPSILNQIAIAKTEPGDENNQDISALVGKVDIRKLEEFPQNDADAYSYSGALCRANQGLMEFVEMFKAPIKVLHPLLTATQEGNYNSTEGLGAIPYTGILLAHSNESEWHTFRNNKNNEAFIDRIYIVKVPYCLRVSDEIKIYDKLLVNSSLSKAHCAPDTLKMLAQFTVLSRLKEPENSNIYSKMRVYDGENLKDTDPKAKSMQEYRDSAGVDEGMNGLSTRFAFKILSKVFNFDPHEIAANPVHLLYVLEQQIEQEQFPAEVRERYLRYLKEYLAPRYIEFIGKEIQTAYLESYSEYGQNIFDRYVLYADFWIQDQEYRDPETGEILNRIALNEELEKIEKPAGISNPKDFRNEIVNFVLRARANNNGKNPSWLSYEKLRVVIEKKMFSNTEDLLPVISFNAKASKEDQKKHNDFVTRMVERGYTDKQVRLLSEWYLRVRKSQ, encoded by the coding sequence ATGAGTATTTTTAGCCACTTCCAACAACGTTTCGAGTCCACGCGCCAGGAAGAACTCTCGCTGCAGGAGTACCTCGAGCTGTGCAAAGGGGATCGCAGTGCCTACGCATCGGCGGCCGAACGGCTGTTGCTGGCCATCGGTGAGCCAGAGCTGATCGACACCTCTACCAACTCCAGGCTGTCGCGAATCTTCTCCAACAAGGTTATCCGCCGCTATCCGGCCTTTGCCGACTTCCATGGCATGGAAGAGTGCATCGACCAGATCGTGTCGTACTTCCGCCACGCCGCCCAAGGCCTGGAAGAGAAGAAACAGATCCTCTATCTGCTGGGCCCGGTAGGCGGCGGCAAGTCGTCGCTGGCCGAGAAACTCAAGCAGCTGATGGAGAAAGTGCCGTTTTATGCCATCAAGGGCTCGCCAGTATTCGAGTCACCATTGGGCTTGTTCAACGCCACCGAAGATGGGGCCATACTCGAGGAAGAGTTTGGGATCTCACGGCGCTACCTGAATACCATCATGTCGCCATGGGCCACCAAGCGCCTGCAAGAATTTGGCGGTGACATTTCCAAGTTCAAAGTGGTCAAACTTTACCCTTCGATTCTCAACCAGATTGCCATTGCCAAGACCGAACCCGGCGATGAAAACAACCAGGACATTTCTGCGCTGGTCGGCAAGGTCGATATCCGTAAGCTCGAGGAATTCCCGCAGAACGACGCCGATGCCTACAGCTATTCGGGCGCACTGTGCCGGGCCAACCAGGGCTTGATGGAGTTCGTCGAAATGTTCAAGGCACCGATCAAGGTGCTGCACCCACTGCTTACCGCCACCCAGGAAGGTAACTACAACAGTACTGAAGGGTTGGGCGCGATCCCCTACACCGGCATTCTGCTGGCTCACTCCAACGAATCGGAGTGGCACACCTTCCGCAACAACAAGAACAACGAAGCGTTCATCGACCGGATTTACATCGTCAAGGTGCCGTACTGCTTGCGGGTCAGCGACGAAATCAAGATCTACGACAAACTGCTGGTCAACAGTTCGCTGTCCAAGGCCCATTGCGCGCCAGACACGCTGAAGATGCTGGCCCAGTTCACCGTGCTCTCGCGCCTCAAAGAGCCGGAAAACTCCAACATCTACTCGAAGATGCGCGTCTACGACGGCGAAAACCTCAAGGATACCGATCCGAAAGCCAAATCGATGCAGGAGTACCGGGACTCGGCAGGCGTCGACGAGGGCATGAACGGCCTCTCTACCCGCTTTGCCTTCAAGATTCTGTCCAAGGTATTCAACTTCGACCCGCACGAAATTGCCGCCAACCCGGTACATCTGCTGTATGTGCTGGAGCAACAGATCGAACAGGAACAATTCCCTGCCGAAGTGCGTGAACGCTACCTGCGCTACCTCAAGGAATACCTGGCACCGCGTTACATCGAGTTTATCGGCAAGGAAATCCAGACCGCTTACCTGGAGTCTTACAGCGAATACGGCCAGAACATCTTCGACCGCTACGTGCTGTACGCCGACTTCTGGATTCAGGACCAGGAATACCGCGACCCGGAAACCGGCGAAATCCTCAACCGCATCGCCCTCAACGAAGAGCTGGAGAAGATCGAGAAGCCTGCGGGCATCAGCAATCCGAAAGACTTCCGTAACGAGATCGTCAACTTCGTACTGCGCGCACGCGCCAACAATAATGGCAAGAACCCAAGCTGGCTGAGCTACGAGAAGCTGCGGGTGGTGATCGAGAAGAAAATGTTCTCCAACACCGAAGATCTGCTGCCGGTCATCAGCTTCAACGCCAAGGCCAGCAAAGAGGACCAGAAGAAACACAACGACTTCGTCACCCGGATGGTGGAGCGTGGCTACACCGACAAACAGGTTCGTCTGCTGTCGGAATGGTACCTGCGGGTCAGGAAATCGCAATAA
- a CDS encoding YeaH/YhbH family protein, which translates to MSYVIDRRLNGKNKSTVNRQRFLRRYREHIKKAVEEAVSRRSIMDMEHGEQISIPGRDIDEPVLHHGRGGKQTVVHPGNKEFTAGEHIARPQGGGGGGGGRGKAGNSGEGMDEFVFQITQEEFLEFMFEDLELPNLVKRHITGTDTFKTVRAGIANEGNPSRINIVRTLRSAHARRIALTGSSRALLREAQKELARLKVEEPANFTDIQEVEQEIERLKARINRLPFLDTFDLKYNLLVKQPNPSSKAVMFCLMDVSGSMTQATKDIAKRFFILLYLFLKRNYDRIEVVFIRHHTSAREVDEEEFFYSRETGGTIVSSALKLMQEIMAERYPASDWNIYAAQASDGDNWNDDSPICREILSKQIMPHVQYYTYVEITPREHQALWYEYERIGEGFPDTFAQQQLVSAGDIYPVFRELFQRRLAT; encoded by the coding sequence ATGAGCTACGTTATAGACCGACGCCTGAACGGCAAGAACAAAAGCACGGTCAACCGCCAGCGTTTTCTGCGGCGTTACCGTGAACATATCAAGAAGGCCGTCGAAGAGGCCGTGAGCCGCCGCTCCATCATGGACATGGAACATGGCGAGCAGATCAGCATTCCGGGACGGGACATCGATGAACCGGTGCTTCATCACGGCCGGGGCGGCAAACAGACCGTCGTGCACCCAGGCAACAAGGAATTCACTGCCGGCGAACACATCGCCAGGCCACAAGGTGGTGGTGGCGGCGGCGGTGGCCGTGGCAAAGCGGGCAATTCCGGCGAAGGCATGGATGAGTTCGTGTTTCAGATCACCCAGGAAGAGTTTCTCGAATTCATGTTCGAGGACCTTGAATTGCCTAACCTGGTCAAACGCCACATTACCGGTACCGACACGTTCAAGACCGTGCGCGCGGGTATCGCCAACGAAGGCAACCCGTCACGCATCAATATTGTGCGCACCCTGCGTTCAGCGCATGCCCGGCGTATCGCCCTCACCGGCAGCAGCCGCGCATTGCTGCGTGAAGCGCAAAAGGAACTGGCCCGGTTGAAGGTTGAAGAGCCAGCGAATTTTACCGACATCCAGGAGGTCGAGCAGGAAATTGAACGCCTGAAAGCTCGCATCAACCGCCTGCCCTTCCTCGACACCTTCGACCTGAAGTACAACCTGCTGGTCAAACAGCCCAACCCAAGCTCCAAGGCGGTGATGTTCTGCCTGATGGACGTATCCGGCTCGATGACACAAGCCACCAAGGACATCGCCAAACGCTTCTTCATCCTGTTGTACCTGTTCCTCAAGCGTAACTACGACCGCATCGAAGTGGTGTTCATCCGCCACCACACCAGTGCCCGCGAAGTGGACGAAGAAGAGTTTTTCTACTCCCGGGAAACCGGCGGCACCATTGTCTCCAGCGCACTCAAGCTGATGCAGGAGATCATGGCCGAACGTTACCCGGCCAGCGACTGGAACATCTACGCCGCCCAGGCCTCCGACGGCGACAACTGGAACGACGACTCGCCGATCTGTCGCGAGATCCTGTCCAAACAGATCATGCCGCATGTGCAGTACTACACTTACGTCGAGATTACCCCCCGTGAGCATCAGGCGCTGTGGTACGAATACGAGCGCATCGGCGAGGGTTTCCCTGACACGTTCGCCCAGCAGCAGTTGGTTTCGGCCGGCGACATCTACCCGGTCTTCCGTGAACTCTTCCAGCGCAGGTTAGCCACATGA
- a CDS encoding SpoVR family protein yields the protein MTARAQRRQPISTGSEWTFELIQTYDREISRLAERYALDTYPNQIEVITAEQMMDAYASVGMPLGYHHWSYGKQFLSTEKSYSRGQMGLAYEIVINSDPCIAYLMEENTMCMQALVIAHACYGHNSFFKGNYLFRTWTDASSIIDYLVFAKQYIAQCEERHGIDAVEDLIDSCHALMNYGVDRYKRPYPISAEEERRRQKEREEHLQRQINDLWRTIPKSAEKGNERDEGRFPAEPQENILYFIEKNAPLLEPWQREVVRIVRKIAQYFYPQRQTQVMNEGWATFWHYTLMNDLYDEGLITEGFMMEFLQSHTSVVFQPGFDSPYYNGINPYALGFAMYTDIRRMCENPTEEDRHWFPDVAGSDWLSTIKFAMSSFKDESFILQYLSPKVMRDLKLFSILDDDQRDDLLVPAIHDEAGYRVIRELLAAQYNLGNREPNVQIWSVDRRGDRSLTLRHQQHNRKPLGESTDEVLKHLHRLWGFDIHLETVQGEQVMKTHHMPPRGEHGESADYGRMDLAVIHHL from the coding sequence ATGACCGCCAGAGCACAGAGACGCCAACCCATTTCCACCGGGTCCGAGTGGACGTTCGAGCTGATCCAGACCTACGACCGGGAAATCAGCCGCCTGGCCGAGCGTTACGCTCTGGACACTTATCCCAACCAGATCGAGGTGATCACTGCCGAGCAGATGATGGACGCCTATGCCTCGGTCGGCATGCCGCTGGGTTACCACCACTGGTCCTACGGCAAGCAATTCCTCAGCACGGAAAAGTCATACAGCCGCGGCCAGATGGGCCTGGCCTATGAAATCGTGATCAACTCAGACCCCTGCATCGCGTACCTGATGGAAGAAAACACTATGTGCATGCAGGCACTGGTAATTGCCCACGCCTGCTATGGCCACAACAGTTTCTTCAAAGGTAACTACCTGTTCCGCACCTGGACCGACGCCAGTTCCATCATCGATTACCTGGTGTTTGCCAAGCAGTACATCGCCCAGTGCGAAGAGCGCCATGGCATCGACGCCGTGGAAGACCTGATCGACTCCTGCCACGCCCTCATGAACTACGGCGTGGACCGCTACAAGCGCCCCTACCCTATCTCTGCAGAAGAAGAGCGCCGCCGCCAGAAAGAACGCGAGGAGCATCTGCAACGCCAGATCAACGATTTGTGGCGCACGATCCCGAAAAGCGCAGAAAAAGGTAACGAACGCGATGAAGGGCGCTTCCCCGCCGAGCCTCAGGAGAACATCCTGTATTTCATCGAGAAAAATGCCCCACTGCTCGAGCCCTGGCAGCGCGAAGTGGTGCGCATCGTGCGCAAGATCGCCCAGTACTTCTACCCGCAGCGCCAGACCCAGGTGATGAATGAAGGCTGGGCAACCTTCTGGCATTACACGCTGATGAACGACCTGTACGACGAAGGGCTGATTACTGAAGGCTTCATGATGGAGTTTTTGCAGTCGCACACCAGCGTGGTGTTCCAGCCCGGCTTCGACAGCCCCTATTACAACGGCATCAACCCCTATGCACTGGGCTTTGCGATGTACACCGACATCCGCCGCATGTGCGAAAACCCGACCGAGGAAGATCGCCACTGGTTCCCAGACGTTGCCGGCAGTGATTGGCTTTCTACCATCAAGTTCGCCATGAGTAGCTTCAAGGACGAAAGCTTCATCCTGCAATACCTTTCGCCCAAAGTGATGCGCGACCTCAAGCTGTTCAGCATCCTCGATGACGATCAGCGTGACGACTTGCTCGTACCTGCCATTCATGATGAAGCCGGCTACCGGGTCATTCGTGAACTGCTGGCCGCGCAGTACAACCTGGGCAACCGTGAACCGAACGTGCAGATCTGGAGCGTCGACCGGCGTGGTGACCGCTCGCTGACCCTGCGCCACCAGCAACACAACCGCAAACCGCTGGGCGAGTCCACCGATGAAGTGCTCAAGCACCTGCACCGCCTGTGGGGCTTCGATATCCACCTGGAGACCGTGCAGGGCGAGCAAGTGATGAAAACTCACCACATGCCACCCCGTGGCGAGCACGGCGAAAGCGCCGACTACGGGCGCATGGATCTGGCTGTCATTCACCACCTCTAG
- a CDS encoding multifunctional CCA tRNA nucleotidyl transferase/2'3'-cyclic phosphodiesterase/2'nucleotidase/phosphatase, with protein MHIYKVGGAVRDRLLGLPVSDIDWLVVGATVEEMHANGYRPVGADFPVFLHPKTGEEYALARTERKSGRGYGGFTFHASPDVTLEEDLIRRDLTINAMAEDEAGNVYDPYHGKDDLERRLLRHVSQAFAEDPLRVLRVARFAARYAPLGFRVAEETLVLMRQISASGELQALTAERSWKEIERALMEAQPQAFFQVLRACGALQELLPELDDDTQALAALEQAAAHEQPLHVRWACLLHQLPPSAIKVVNQRLKAPRECQELALLTGECLALASQALELPATALLELLQKFDVYRRPQRFEDFLSACEMTALGLGKAGYPQAEYLRGAAAAARAVDVKPLVQTGLTGQALGEALKAERLKALEAYKPT; from the coding sequence ATGCACATCTACAAAGTCGGCGGCGCCGTGCGCGACCGCCTGCTCGGCCTTCCTGTCAGCGATATCGACTGGCTGGTGGTGGGCGCTACCGTCGAAGAAATGCACGCCAACGGTTATCGGCCGGTGGGCGCTGATTTTCCGGTGTTTCTGCACCCGAAAACCGGCGAGGAATATGCCTTGGCACGCACTGAACGCAAAAGCGGGCGTGGTTATGGCGGGTTCACTTTTCACGCCAGCCCTGACGTGACCCTGGAAGAAGACCTGATCCGCCGTGACCTGACCATCAACGCGATGGCCGAGGACGAAGCGGGCAATGTGTACGACCCCTACCACGGCAAAGATGATCTCGAAAGGCGCCTTTTACGCCATGTTTCTCAGGCATTTGCCGAAGATCCGTTGCGCGTATTGCGTGTTGCGCGCTTTGCTGCCCGTTACGCACCGTTGGGCTTCCGAGTTGCCGAAGAAACACTTGTACTGATGCGCCAGATCAGCGCCTCGGGCGAGCTTCAAGCACTGACCGCCGAGCGCAGCTGGAAGGAAATCGAGCGCGCGCTGATGGAAGCGCAACCGCAGGCATTCTTCCAGGTACTGCGTGCCTGTGGGGCTTTGCAGGAGCTGCTGCCTGAGCTTGATGACGATACCCAGGCACTGGCAGCACTGGAGCAAGCAGCTGCGCACGAACAGCCTCTGCACGTGCGCTGGGCCTGCCTGTTGCACCAGTTGCCCCCCTCCGCAATCAAAGTGGTCAATCAGCGCCTCAAGGCGCCGCGGGAATGCCAGGAACTGGCGCTGTTGACGGGAGAATGTCTGGCACTGGCGAGTCAGGCGCTGGAGCTGCCCGCCACGGCACTGCTTGAGCTGCTGCAGAAGTTTGATGTGTACCGGCGGCCGCAGCGGTTTGAGGATTTCCTCAGCGCTTGTGAAATGACTGCGCTGGGCCTGGGCAAAGCGGGTTATCCACAGGCCGAATATCTGCGTGGCGCAGCAGCGGCGGCGCGAGCGGTGGATGTGAAACCGTTGGTGCAGACAGGGCTGACTGGCCAGGCACTGGGTGAAGCGCTCAAAGCTGAGCGACTGAAAGCGCTTGAGGCTTACAAACCTACCTGA